The genomic DNA CATGAGTGAGATTCCTTGGCCAGTGATCGGGCTAACCCCTCATTCCGCTGATGGTGTGTATTCAGCGTGGCGAGCTCTGGTTCACGTTCAATAAGAGACAAAATGTCATTGGTGCTGAAGTTTGGATTAAGCGGATAAAGGCGTTCATAAATATGTTTAACTAATTCGAAATCAGCTGGTTCATCAACAGTCCAGCGCAAATGAGCCAATGGTGGAGTTCGACTCAGTAATCCAATATTAAAATCAGCTTTATGCTGATGAACATAATAAGTCACATGCTCATGTTCAGCTGGTGTCTGTGCTTGCTGATAAATCGTTTTCAGTGATTGATAGGTTAAAATCTCAGCATCCAAGCCATCGGGGAAAGTGTGAACATGACAATTACTGCTGTAGTCATATCCACCTTGTACATGATAAGAAATTAAATCATCTATCAATTCAGGATCTGCCAGCGGGCAATCGCCGGTTAAGCGCACAATGTGCGTTGGTTGATAATTTTCTGCTGCCAGATAAAAGCGCGCCAAAACATCTTCCAAAGGGCCATGAAAACAGGGGACGCTCAATTCTTGACACAGATCGGCGATGGCCAGATCTTCTGGATGATCGCTGGTAGCCACAATCAATTGATCTATGTTTTTACAACGCGCCAGTCGTTCCAGCTGATAAGCCAGCATGGGTTTATTCATAATTGGTTTTAATACTTTACCGGGTAAGCGGCTGGAGCTGAGTCTTGCCTGTAAAATAGCTAAAATCATAATTGCCCCCATAAAGCGGGATTGAGTAACTGAATATCATCAGATATAAGCGATGCTAATTCGGAAGTATTCAATATCGGTGCCTGTTGATAGGCTCTGACTATGTCTGATAATTCAGCTGCTGAGCAGCAGCCAATGACTAATCGATCAATTTGGGGCATCGCATACTGGATGGCTAAAGCCAGAGTTAACCGACCATATTGCTGCGCTAATGTATCAAAAGCACCAAAATTAGCGTTAAAGCGAGAAAAGCGGGGAGGGCGCTGTGCCGGGGGCATCAGCAGCAGACCCTGTAAAAATACAGAGCGGACATGAATTTCACATTGCGCGTCTTTCAGACGGTCTAACCAGCCGCTACGCAGAAACCGCTGATCTAATAAATTCGCTGGCAATTGTACTAACGACGGTAATGGATTATGGGCATACCACTCATCCAGCTCTTCCGGGGTATATACAGAGATGCCGAGCTTGCCAATTAAACCGGCAGATTGCATGCGCTGCAATTCTTGCCAGAGTTCTGCGGAATAATCCTGAGTTCGGTGTAGCATCAGGCCATACAGACTTGGTTGTTTCAGTTGATTTAGGCTATGTAGAACTGCTGTCCGCGCTGTGGCCGCCGTTGTTCCCGGAGCCAATTTACTGATGACCTGAAAGTTATTGCTAATGAATTGCCCCAAGCGAGATTCGGCATCACCATAAGCTTGTGCGGTATCTAGTAGTCTAATTCCTGCCTCATCAGCTAGTCGTAATATTTGTTGCAGCTCATGGTCTGAAACCTTACCTACTGTATTGCTGATGCCATAATCCAGGCCAAACTGTGCAGTTCCTAACGCTAGTTTCATAACAAGCGTTCCAGTTGATGCACTACTTCATCTTGTTGTGCTTCACTCAGTTCGGTAAATAAAGGCAGTGTAATAGCGCTGGAATAATATGCCTGTGCACCGGGATAATTAGCAGGATAAAAACCTAATGCCCGGTAATACGGCTGTGCAGGGATAGGAATGTAATGCACATTCACGCCAATACCCGCATGACGAAGTTCAGCAAACAAGTGATCTCGTTTTTCCTCTGCCACACGAATTACATACAGGTGGTAGCCGTTTTTACGCTTGTTTTTTTGCAGCAGCGGCGTCAGTGGTAATGCGCTCAGCTTTTCATCATAACGTTTTGCCAGACGATTGCGTGCCGTAATAAAACTATCCAGACGCTGAAGCTGGCTTAAGCCCAATGCGGCTTGTAAGTCAGTGAGTCGGTAATTAAACCCCAGCACTTGTTGTTCATAATACCAGCTACCGGGAGATGTTTGTTCCAGCAATGCCGGCTCACGGGTAATACCATGACTGCGATATAAACGCAGACGGGCTGCCAACTCTGCATTCCGAGTCGTAACCAGCCCGCCTTCTGCTGTAGTAATCGGTTTCACGGGATGAAAACTAAATACAGTCAGATCGGAATATTCGCAATAACCCACAGGCTTAGTTTTGTAATGAGCACCTAATGCATGGCAGGCATCTTCAATAATAGCAATTCCATATGGGCGGCACAGAGCTGCAATTTCCGCCATATCACAGGGTTGCCCTGCCAGATG from uncultured Tolumonas sp. includes the following:
- a CDS encoding glycosyltransferase family protein, yielding MILAILQARLSSSRLPGKVLKPIMNKPMLAYQLERLARCKNIDQLIVATSDHPEDLAIADLCQELSVPCFHGPLEDVLARFYLAAENYQPTHIVRLTGDCPLADPELIDDLISYHVQGGYDYSSNCHVHTFPDGLDAEILTYQSLKTIYQQAQTPAEHEHVTYYVHQHKADFNIGLLSRTPPLAHLRWTVDEPADFELVKHIYERLYPLNPNFSTNDILSLIEREPELATLNTHHQRNEGLARSLAKESHS
- a CDS encoding aldo/keto reductase translates to MKLALGTAQFGLDYGISNTVGKVSDHELQQILRLADEAGIRLLDTAQAYGDAESRLGQFISNNFQVISKLAPGTTAATARTAVLHSLNQLKQPSLYGLMLHRTQDYSAELWQELQRMQSAGLIGKLGISVYTPEELDEWYAHNPLPSLVQLPANLLDQRFLRSGWLDRLKDAQCEIHVRSVFLQGLLLMPPAQRPPRFSRFNANFGAFDTLAQQYGRLTLALAIQYAMPQIDRLVIGCCSAAELSDIVRAYQQAPILNTSELASLISDDIQLLNPALWGQL
- the pseC gene encoding UDP-4-amino-4,6-dideoxy-N-acetyl-beta-L-altrosamine transaminase yields the protein MNDPLCRQAISEEDIDAVVAVLKSDFLTQGAIVPAFEQAIADYCDVPNAVACSNGTTALHLACVALNIGSEDLVWISAISFVASANCARYCGAEVDFIDVEPETGNLSVDALQDKLFQASQLGRMPKALVVVHLAGQPCDMAEIAALCRPYGIAIIEDACHALGAHYKTKPVGYCEYSDLTVFSFHPVKPITTAEGGLVTTRNAELAARLRLYRSHGITREPALLEQTSPGSWYYEQQVLGFNYRLTDLQAALGLSQLQRLDSFITARNRLAKRYDEKLSALPLTPLLQKNKRKNGYHLYVIRVAEEKRDHLFAELRHAGIGVNVHYIPIPAQPYYRALGFYPANYPGAQAYYSSAITLPLFTELSEAQQDEVVHQLERLL